A single window of Terriglobales bacterium DNA harbors:
- a CDS encoding Mrp/NBP35 family ATP-binding protein, translated as MHMPAQAGPQALPGVKNIVAIGSGKGGVGKTTISVNLAVALGKLGHKVGLLDGDVYGPNVPLMMGTSAQPKLVGENRIEPLEAFGVKVLSVGFLNPGDKPLIWRGPMLHSLIRQFLQQVEWGELDYLVIDLPPGTGDVAISLMQTVPLTGAIVVSTPSDVSLQDARKAIEMFRQVKVDILGIVENMSHFVCPHCHHEIDIFSTGGGERTAKQFGVPFLGKVELDPDIRRGGDTGHPVVLAGEKGEHAKSFFALAKAVAARVEEQNAAAPQDFLRIQ; from the coding sequence ATGCACATGCCGGCACAAGCGGGGCCGCAGGCCCTGCCCGGTGTCAAGAACATCGTCGCCATCGGTTCCGGCAAGGGCGGAGTCGGGAAGACCACCATCTCTGTGAACCTGGCGGTGGCGCTGGGCAAGCTCGGTCACAAGGTGGGATTGCTCGACGGCGACGTCTACGGGCCCAATGTCCCGCTGATGATGGGCACCAGCGCCCAGCCCAAGCTGGTGGGCGAGAACCGCATCGAGCCGCTGGAGGCCTTCGGCGTGAAGGTGTTGTCGGTCGGGTTCCTCAACCCCGGGGACAAGCCGCTGATCTGGCGCGGGCCCATGCTGCACTCGCTCATCCGCCAATTTCTGCAGCAGGTGGAGTGGGGCGAACTCGATTACCTGGTCATCGACCTGCCTCCGGGCACCGGCGACGTGGCCATCTCGCTCATGCAGACGGTGCCGCTGACCGGCGCCATCGTGGTCTCGACGCCGTCCGATGTCTCTTTGCAGGACGCGCGCAAGGCCATCGAGATGTTCCGCCAGGTGAAGGTGGATATCTTGGGGATCGTGGAGAACATGAGCCACTTCGTCTGTCCGCATTGCCATCACGAGATCGACATCTTCTCCACCGGCGGGGGCGAGCGCACCGCCAAACAGTTCGGGGTGCCCTTCCTGGGCAAGGTGGAGCTCGATCCCGACATCCGCCGCGGCGGGGACACAGGTCATCCCGTGGTGCTAGCCGGGGAAAAAGGCGAGCACGCCAAGTCGTTCTTCGCGCTGGCCAAGGCGGTGGCGGCCCGGGTGGAAGAGCAAAACGCCGCCGCCCCCCAAGACTTCCTCAGGATCCAATGA
- a CDS encoding ATP-dependent DNA helicase has product MSVSRKNVELNDAQRRAVEHVHGPMLVVAGAGTGKTTVLTERIARLIAQRHARADEILAVTYGDEAAREMRERVAAKLGIDSADLQAHTFHGYCFGLLKRARKEFEVLDEQDLWIYLRRRVSELGLKHFIKAANVGEFLGDLLQFFSRCHDELKTTEDFRRYIESAIAENRPLPRVVRSKVLEQTPREEMIARCREIASVYEKVERMLAADNFGTFDHMITGAVRLLRSDPQRLQEERARARFILIDEFQDANLAQIELVHLLGGESANVFAVGDPDQAIYRFRGATAGAFEQFLARFSATKGVTLEENQRSTSGILRGAFTVISKNPKITRPGGAIAAEFERHPLRSAREERARDDGEPILPETIHVVYAPPQAQERGRNIETSQVQAAEVASCIADLHDASGAPWSDFAVLYRINTHRDDLAEELAARDIPFIVRSLDVLDVPQVRDLLAILRAAVNPGDSISVLRVSALSQFRIDPYELRRCLLATGRDGSMTEVLRSVPGGVEVLAALDQARTTAAAKKWKLLDALSPLIRQFRLRKTSQAMSALMQFAHKWTEKPITKEPTIAGFIQYLDYFVEARGSVPLPMSEGENAVQLMTAHTAKGLEFRNVFIIRANSGSFPLNHREPLFEFPAGLRDVRVSGDADPKQLHNEEERRLFYVAMTRAQDNLTICARPTSKGEPPGVFVRELMSDRSIKDVLVTRQARPYRLTLAAGAAAVAASSAASWMQLEPRPELLQEALSASAIETYNTCPLKFKIQRDWRLPEEPVATMQFGSVMHSVLRNHYEAQRTGRPQSDDEVIAVFCTLLEQAKIADRDQRELYEMQGIRELREFLALRRAEPAVDVLATEKSFQIELGGAKVVGRMDRIDRLAGGRVAIIDYKSGRPKDQEAADESLQLSIYAIAAERGLKLAPERLVLYNLETNQAVETRRTEAELLKAEQRVREVAGRIAAGDFAPDPKVHVCKRCTYREVCPATEERLFELQELAKPAGVN; this is encoded by the coding sequence GTGTCCGTATCCCGCAAAAACGTCGAGCTCAACGACGCACAGCGACGAGCTGTGGAGCACGTGCACGGCCCCATGCTGGTGGTGGCCGGTGCGGGTACCGGCAAGACGACCGTGCTCACCGAGCGCATCGCGCGCCTTATCGCGCAGCGGCACGCCCGTGCCGATGAGATCCTGGCGGTCACATACGGGGACGAGGCGGCTCGGGAGATGCGCGAGCGCGTAGCCGCCAAACTCGGCATCGATTCCGCCGACCTCCAGGCCCACACCTTCCATGGCTACTGCTTCGGGTTGCTGAAGCGTGCGCGCAAGGAATTCGAAGTCCTCGACGAGCAGGACCTCTGGATCTACCTGCGGCGTCGCGTTTCGGAACTCGGCCTGAAGCATTTCATCAAGGCGGCGAATGTCGGAGAGTTCCTCGGCGACCTGCTGCAGTTCTTCAGCCGCTGCCACGACGAGCTGAAGACGACGGAAGATTTTCGCCGCTACATCGAATCGGCGATCGCAGAGAACCGCCCGCTGCCGCGGGTGGTGCGTTCGAAGGTCCTGGAGCAGACGCCACGCGAGGAGATGATCGCCCGCTGCCGCGAGATCGCGAGCGTGTACGAAAAGGTGGAGCGCATGCTGGCGGCCGACAATTTCGGCACCTTCGACCACATGATCACCGGCGCGGTCCGATTGCTGCGCAGCGATCCGCAGCGCCTGCAAGAGGAGCGGGCGCGCGCCCGCTTCATCCTGATCGACGAATTCCAGGACGCCAACCTGGCGCAGATCGAGCTGGTACACCTGCTGGGAGGCGAAAGCGCCAACGTGTTCGCGGTGGGAGATCCCGATCAGGCCATCTACCGCTTCCGCGGCGCTACCGCCGGGGCGTTCGAGCAGTTCCTGGCGCGCTTTTCCGCAACCAAGGGCGTGACCCTGGAAGAGAACCAGCGCTCCACCTCCGGGATCCTCCGTGGCGCTTTCACCGTGATCTCGAAGAACCCGAAGATCACGCGCCCGGGTGGAGCCATCGCCGCCGAGTTCGAACGGCATCCGCTCCGCTCGGCCCGCGAGGAGCGCGCTCGCGACGACGGTGAGCCGATCCTTCCCGAGACCATTCACGTCGTGTACGCGCCGCCGCAGGCGCAGGAGCGCGGGCGGAACATCGAGACCTCGCAGGTGCAGGCGGCGGAAGTGGCTTCGTGCATCGCCGACCTCCACGATGCCAGCGGCGCGCCTTGGTCTGATTTCGCGGTGCTGTACCGCATCAACACCCACCGCGACGACCTGGCGGAGGAACTGGCCGCTCGCGACATCCCGTTCATCGTGCGCAGCTTGGACGTGTTGGATGTTCCGCAGGTGCGCGACCTGCTCGCCATCCTGCGCGCCGCGGTGAACCCGGGCGACAGCATCAGCGTGCTGCGCGTGTCGGCACTGTCGCAGTTCCGCATCGACCCTTACGAGCTGCGGCGCTGTCTTCTCGCTACCGGACGGGATGGCTCGATGACCGAGGTCTTGCGCAGCGTCCCCGGCGGTGTGGAAGTCCTGGCTGCGCTCGACCAGGCGCGCACCACCGCAGCAGCGAAGAAATGGAAGCTGCTGGACGCGCTCTCGCCGCTGATCCGCCAGTTCCGGTTGCGGAAGACATCGCAGGCCATGTCGGCGCTGATGCAATTCGCCCACAAGTGGACCGAGAAGCCGATCACCAAAGAGCCGACGATCGCCGGCTTCATCCAATACCTGGATTACTTCGTCGAGGCGCGCGGATCGGTACCGCTGCCGATGTCCGAGGGAGAGAATGCGGTGCAATTGATGACCGCGCACACCGCCAAGGGTCTGGAGTTCCGCAATGTGTTCATCATCCGCGCGAACTCCGGCTCGTTCCCACTCAATCACCGCGAGCCGCTGTTCGAATTTCCCGCAGGGCTCCGGGACGTGCGGGTGAGCGGCGACGCCGACCCTAAGCAGTTGCACAACGAGGAGGAGCGGCGCCTTTTCTACGTGGCCATGACGCGCGCCCAGGACAACCTGACCATCTGTGCCCGGCCGACCTCGAAGGGGGAGCCGCCCGGCGTCTTCGTCCGCGAGTTGATGTCGGACCGTTCGATCAAAGATGTGCTGGTCACCCGGCAGGCGCGCCCCTATCGGCTCACTCTGGCGGCCGGTGCGGCGGCGGTGGCGGCCTCGTCGGCAGCTTCGTGGATGCAGCTGGAACCGCGTCCCGAGCTGTTGCAGGAAGCGTTGAGCGCGTCGGCCATCGAGACTTACAACACCTGTCCGCTGAAGTTCAAGATCCAGCGCGACTGGCGACTGCCGGAGGAACCGGTCGCCACCATGCAGTTCGGCTCGGTGATGCACAGCGTCCTGCGCAACCATTACGAGGCGCAACGTACCGGACGCCCACAAAGCGACGACGAGGTCATTGCAGTGTTTTGTACGCTGCTCGAGCAGGCGAAGATCGCGGACCGGGATCAGCGCGAGCTTTACGAGATGCAGGGTATCCGCGAACTGCGCGAGTTCCTGGCGTTGCGGCGCGCAGAGCCGGCGGTGGACGTCCTGGCGACGGAGAAGTCGTTCCAGATCGAGCTCGGCGGGGCAAAAGTCGTCGGCCGAATGGACCGCATCGACCGGCTTGCCGGCGGCCGCGTCGCCATCATCGACTACAAGAGTGGGCGACCGAAGGACCAGGAGGCCGCCGATGAAAGCCTTCAGCTATCGATCTACGCGATCGCGGCGGAGCGTGGCCTGAAACTTGCTCCGGAACGGCTGGTGCTCTACAACCTGGAGACCAATCAGGCGGTGGAGACGCGGCGCACAGAGGCCGAACTGCTGAAAGCGGAGCAAAGGGTCCGCGAAGTCGCCGGGCGTATCGCCGCTGGAGACTTTGCGCCGGATCCCAAGGTGCACGTCTGCAAGCGCTGCACCTACCGCGAGGTTTGTCCGGCCACCGAGGAGCGGCTGTTCGAGCTCCAGGAACTTGCCAAGCCCGCAGGAGTGAACTGA
- a CDS encoding DinB family protein: MTATHPYAQFLGDRDPLAVLAETQEKIPAIAQKLGAEGLQRSYGPGKWTGAQVLAHLADCEIAFGHRVRQIVAEPALPIQPFDENLWAKHYDRVDGAQAAQTFKAVRGWNLALFRRLTREELERASQHPVRGPEKAATVIRILAGHTLNHLGQLEKIVAGSAAA; the protein is encoded by the coding sequence ATGACCGCCACGCATCCTTATGCGCAATTCCTCGGCGACCGCGATCCGCTCGCGGTCCTTGCCGAGACTCAGGAGAAGATTCCCGCTATCGCCCAGAAGCTTGGCGCCGAAGGCTTGCAGCGCAGCTATGGCCCGGGTAAATGGACAGGAGCGCAGGTGCTGGCGCACCTCGCCGATTGCGAGATCGCCTTCGGCCATCGTGTGCGGCAGATCGTCGCCGAGCCGGCGCTGCCGATCCAACCCTTCGACGAGAATCTGTGGGCGAAGCACTACGACCGGGTCGACGGCGCCCAGGCGGCCCAGACCTTTAAGGCAGTGCGCGGCTGGAACCTTGCTCTCTTCCGGAGGCTGACCAGGGAGGAGCTGGAGCGGGCGTCGCAACATCCGGTGCGCGGGCCGGAAAAGGCGGCCACGGTCATCCGTATCCTCGCCGGACATACCCTGAACCACCTGGGGCAGTTGGAGAAGATCGTCGCGGGCTCCGCGGCCGCGTAG
- a CDS encoding acyl-CoA thioesterase — translation MTGRTVRESQSEMAEVVLPNDANPLGSLLGGRLMHFIDIAGAMAAHRHARSYVVTASMDHIDFLAPVHVGDLLILRSSVNRAFRTSMEVGVKCFVENYIAGTTRHIATAFLTFVAVDRQGHPIPVPPLIPETDEEKRRYEDALRRRQIREQERNRQKV, via the coding sequence ATGACCGGCAGAACAGTGCGTGAGTCGCAGTCGGAGATGGCGGAGGTTGTCCTGCCCAACGACGCCAACCCGCTCGGCTCCTTGTTGGGCGGGCGGTTAATGCACTTCATCGACATCGCCGGCGCCATGGCCGCCCATCGCCACGCCCGCAGCTACGTGGTCACCGCCTCGATGGACCACATCGATTTCCTTGCGCCCGTCCACGTCGGCGACCTTTTGATCTTGAGGTCCTCGGTGAACCGCGCCTTCCGCACTTCGATGGAGGTGGGCGTGAAATGCTTTGTGGAGAACTACATCGCGGGCACGACGCGCCACATCGCTACCGCCTTCCTGACCTTCGTGGCGGTGGACCGCCAGGGGCATCCTATCCCGGTGCCTCCATTGATCCCGGAGACGGACGAGGAGAAGCGCCGCTACGAAGACGCCCTGCGCCGCCGCCAGATCCGCGAACAGGAGCGCAACCGCCAGAAAGTCTAG
- a CDS encoding tetratricopeptide repeat protein, with protein sequence MVDRKAMLEEFLKDNPNDAFARYGLALEHVKDGDIEAGLREFKTLLEKNPDYTAGYQMAGQTLASAGRTEEAIKMLSDGIACARRTGNNHAMSEMESLLQELKP encoded by the coding sequence GTGGTCGACCGCAAGGCAATGCTGGAGGAGTTCCTCAAGGACAACCCGAACGACGCCTTCGCGCGCTACGGCCTGGCGCTGGAGCATGTGAAGGACGGCGACATCGAAGCCGGGCTCCGCGAATTCAAGACGCTGCTGGAAAAGAACCCCGATTACACCGCGGGGTATCAAATGGCGGGACAGACGCTGGCGAGCGCCGGCCGTACCGAGGAGGCCATCAAGATGCTCTCCGACGGCATCGCCTGCGCGCGCCGCACCGGCAACAACCATGCCATGTCGGAGATGGAATCGCTGTTACAGGAGCTGAAGCCATGA
- the grpE gene encoding nucleotide exchange factor GrpE — translation MAKGNGKPDLDLEHELPPAENEDETAPKAGASQAQPPAAEAGPQDELRQLKVERDMLYDRLARLQADFENQRKRLAKEQADYKEYALADAIKELLPIVDSFDRAIKHEGGEDKDFRSGVELINRQLHDALAKLGVRPIPAQGEPFDPHLHQAVQIVDTDEVPDHHVLEELQRGYKLKDRLLRPAMVRVARNPKKP, via the coding sequence ATGGCAAAAGGGAACGGAAAACCGGACCTGGATCTGGAGCACGAGCTGCCTCCAGCTGAGAACGAAGACGAAACTGCGCCGAAAGCAGGCGCGTCCCAGGCGCAACCTCCGGCCGCTGAGGCCGGCCCGCAGGACGAGCTGCGCCAGTTGAAGGTCGAGCGTGACATGCTGTACGACCGCCTGGCACGGCTGCAGGCCGACTTCGAGAACCAGCGCAAGCGCCTGGCCAAGGAGCAGGCCGATTACAAGGAGTACGCTCTGGCGGACGCGATCAAGGAGCTGTTGCCCATCGTGGACAGCTTCGATCGGGCGATCAAGCACGAAGGCGGCGAAGACAAAGACTTTCGCTCCGGCGTCGAGCTCATCAACCGCCAGTTGCACGATGCCCTGGCCAAGCTCGGGGTGCGGCCCATCCCGGCGCAAGGCGAGCCGTTCGACCCCCACCTCCACCAGGCGGTCCAGATCGTGGACACCGACGAGGTGCCGGACCACCACGTCCTGGAAGAGCTGCAACGGGGATACAAACTGAAGGACCGGTTGCTGCGCCCGGCCATGGTCCGGGTCGCGCGCAACCCGAAGAAGCCATAA
- a CDS encoding LON peptidase substrate-binding domain-containing protein translates to MPDLLPIFPLELVLFPGTPLPLHVFEERYKEMIGECLERKRPFGVVRAMAQAVAEVGCTAEIIEVAKKYEDGRIDIVCEGRQRFEVVRLDEERSFLRAEVNFIEDEPEASLAEHTSKAIESYNELMALVETEAETPEPDDPQLSFHLVAPLPVDLDFKQTLLASRSEAKRIAMTAEYLTAVLPRMKRALKAREKAGGNGHGL, encoded by the coding sequence ATGCCTGACCTGCTGCCCATCTTCCCGCTGGAGCTGGTGCTCTTTCCCGGCACGCCCCTGCCGCTGCATGTCTTCGAAGAGCGCTACAAGGAGATGATCGGTGAGTGCCTGGAGCGCAAGCGCCCGTTCGGGGTGGTGCGGGCCATGGCCCAGGCCGTAGCCGAAGTCGGTTGCACCGCCGAGATCATCGAAGTCGCCAAGAAGTACGAGGACGGCCGCATCGACATCGTCTGCGAGGGGCGGCAGCGCTTCGAGGTCGTGCGGCTCGACGAGGAGCGCAGCTTCCTGCGCGCCGAAGTCAATTTCATCGAGGACGAGCCCGAGGCTTCCCTGGCCGAGCACACCAGCAAAGCCATCGAGTCCTACAACGAACTGATGGCGCTAGTGGAGACCGAGGCCGAGACGCCGGAGCCCGACGATCCCCAGCTCTCCTTCCACCTGGTGGCGCCCCTGCCCGTGGACCTCGACTTCAAGCAGACGCTGCTGGCTTCGCGCTCCGAGGCCAAGCGCATCGCCATGACCGCTGAATACCTGACTGCCGTCCTTCCCCGCATGAAACGCGCCCTCAAAGCGCGGGAGAAGGCCGGCGGCAACGGCCACGGCTTGTAG
- a CDS encoding RsmE family RNA methyltransferase, translated as MTRRRWIADEVSGDRATLLGEHAEHLARVLRARVGQEFDIAGGGRVRRGRIISISPERVDFELAEDVPASDLPKIHLVLAIFKFDRFEWAIEKATELGVARVTPVIARRTDAHLAASAGKRVERWKRIAREAAEQSRRALPPEVADPVKLASVLSVAGGTRIVLAESETGVTLKQALASTTEPVTLAIGPEGGWTDDESKRFVEHGWVAASLGTTILRAETAAIAALAVALAELMAGD; from the coding sequence ATGACCCGCCGCCGATGGATCGCGGACGAAGTCTCCGGCGACCGCGCCACGCTGTTGGGCGAACACGCCGAGCATCTGGCGCGCGTGCTGCGCGCCCGGGTGGGCCAGGAGTTCGACATCGCGGGGGGCGGGCGCGTGCGCCGCGGGCGGATCATCAGCATCAGCCCTGAGCGCGTTGACTTCGAGCTGGCGGAAGACGTCCCTGCTTCTGATCTGCCAAAGATCCATCTTGTGCTCGCCATCTTCAAGTTCGACCGCTTCGAATGGGCCATCGAGAAGGCGACCGAGCTGGGGGTGGCGCGGGTCACGCCTGTGATCGCCCGCAGGACCGACGCCCATCTGGCGGCGTCGGCCGGCAAGCGAGTGGAGCGCTGGAAGCGCATCGCCCGCGAAGCGGCGGAGCAGTCGCGCCGGGCGTTGCCGCCGGAAGTGGCTGATCCCGTGAAGCTGGCGAGTGTCCTGAGCGTCGCCGGCGGCACGCGCATCGTCCTGGCCGAGTCCGAGACGGGCGTCACGCTCAAGCAGGCGCTTGCTTCGACGACCGAGCCTGTGACATTGGCCATCGGCCCGGAAGGTGGCTGGACCGACGACGAATCGAAGCGATTCGTTGAGCACGGATGGGTCGCCGCCTCGCTGGGCACGACCATCCTGCGGGCCGAGACGGCCGCCATCGCGGCGCTCGCTGTCGCCCTGGCGGAACTCATGGCGGGCGACTAG
- the dnaJ gene encoding molecular chaperone DnaJ — MATQAKRDYYEVLGVGRSAGDQEIKSAYRKLAMQYHPDRNPGNPEAEERFKECSEAYAVLSDANKRAQYDQFGHAGVNGGAVQFDPSIFNDILSDLFGGSDFFGFGDLFGGGGRRRSRAQRGADLREDITLEFEEAVFGVKKEITYRRHEICEQCHGSGAAPGKAPTTCQQCGGRGQVRYQQGFFSVSRTCPACGGVGSVITDPCKSCKGQGRVQKQRTKEIEIPAGVEDGMRVRLADAGEAGTHGGPQGDLYVVLHVKEHPFFAREGNDLHCVLPISYPQAALGTELKVPTLDGEHALKVPDGTQSGTVFRLKGKGVPLLNGRGKGDLFVEVRVQTPSKLSKREKELLQELDSLRRVDNKPEQRTLFSKVKDIFQ, encoded by the coding sequence CTGGCCACGCAAGCAAAACGCGACTATTACGAGGTCCTGGGTGTAGGCCGCAGTGCGGGCGACCAGGAGATCAAGAGCGCTTACCGCAAGCTCGCCATGCAGTATCACCCAGACCGCAACCCGGGAAACCCGGAGGCGGAGGAACGCTTCAAGGAGTGCAGCGAAGCCTATGCCGTGCTCTCCGACGCCAACAAGCGCGCCCAGTACGACCAGTTCGGTCATGCCGGGGTGAATGGCGGCGCGGTGCAGTTCGATCCATCGATCTTCAACGACATCCTGAGCGACCTGTTCGGGGGGTCGGACTTCTTTGGGTTCGGCGATCTGTTCGGCGGCGGAGGCCGCCGCCGCAGCCGTGCCCAGCGCGGCGCCGACCTGCGGGAGGACATCACCCTCGAATTCGAAGAGGCGGTGTTCGGGGTCAAGAAGGAGATCACCTACCGCCGCCACGAGATCTGCGAGCAATGCCACGGTTCGGGCGCGGCGCCCGGAAAGGCCCCGACCACCTGCCAGCAGTGCGGCGGGCGCGGCCAGGTCCGCTACCAGCAGGGGTTCTTCAGCGTGTCGCGTACCTGCCCGGCCTGCGGCGGCGTGGGCAGCGTGATCACCGATCCCTGCAAGAGCTGCAAGGGGCAGGGGCGGGTCCAGAAGCAGCGCACGAAGGAGATCGAGATTCCCGCCGGTGTCGAGGACGGCATGCGCGTCCGGCTGGCCGATGCCGGAGAGGCCGGCACGCACGGCGGCCCGCAGGGCGACCTCTATGTTGTCCTGCACGTGAAGGAGCACCCATTCTTCGCCCGCGAGGGCAACGACCTGCATTGCGTGCTGCCGATCTCCTACCCCCAGGCCGCCCTAGGGACGGAGCTGAAGGTGCCCACCCTGGACGGCGAGCACGCGCTGAAGGTGCCGGACGGCACCCAGAGCGGCACCGTCTTTCGGTTGAAAGGGAAGGGCGTCCCGCTGCTGAACGGCCGCGGAAAAGGCGACCTGTTCGTCGAAGTCCGAGTGCAGACCCCGAGCAAGCTCAGCAAGCGCGAGAAGGAGCTCCTGCAAGAGCTCGATTCCTTGCGCCGGGTGGATAACAAACCGGAACAACGGACGCTCTTCAGCAAAGTGAAGGACATCTTTCAGTAG
- the hrcA gene encoding heat-inducible transcriptional repressor HrcA: protein MGSSGQIGTREREILTAIVETYIATGEPVGSRTLSRSNVDGLSPATIRNVMADLSDAGYLEQPHTSAGRIPTAKAYRYFVEHITGQTHLSPADEGLIRQSLSGISDPQEFLERTSHVLSLISSCVGVTIATTGSHNALDHVYFSRLAERKVLAVVVTRSGVVRDRVLRVTRDLPQQDLDTAARYINENFRGWTIEEMKGEIARRLEQMRSEYDRLRASLEELYRGGALGEALPAPQSVFVEGVANLVVSEADKERLKELLRALEEKERIVELLSAYLSTRQEAVRVVIGLEEAMPQMRNLVLIGAPARVGEEVVGSLAVIGPTRMDYQHTITAVSYIAKMFDSILNENR, encoded by the coding sequence ATGGGTTCGTCAGGCCAGATCGGTACGCGTGAGCGGGAGATTCTGACGGCCATCGTGGAGACCTACATCGCCACGGGGGAGCCGGTCGGATCGCGCACGCTGTCGCGCAGCAATGTCGACGGGCTGAGCCCGGCGACCATCCGCAACGTCATGGCCGATCTGTCCGACGCCGGCTACCTGGAACAGCCGCACACCTCGGCCGGCCGGATCCCGACCGCTAAGGCGTACCGTTATTTCGTCGAGCACATCACCGGACAGACGCACCTGTCGCCGGCGGACGAGGGGCTGATCCGGCAATCGCTGTCGGGGATCAGCGACCCGCAGGAATTCCTGGAGCGGACCTCGCACGTGCTCTCGTTGATCTCGAGCTGCGTGGGAGTGACCATCGCCACCACCGGCTCGCACAACGCTCTCGATCACGTTTATTTCTCGCGCCTGGCCGAGAGGAAGGTTCTGGCCGTCGTAGTGACGCGCTCAGGCGTGGTGCGCGACCGCGTGCTGCGGGTGACGCGCGATCTGCCGCAGCAGGACCTGGACACCGCGGCCCGTTACATCAACGAAAATTTCCGCGGCTGGACCATCGAGGAGATGAAGGGCGAGATCGCCCGCCGCCTGGAGCAGATGCGCAGCGAGTACGACCGTCTGCGGGCCTCGCTGGAGGAGCTTTACCGCGGGGGCGCGCTGGGCGAGGCCTTGCCGGCGCCGCAGAGCGTCTTCGTGGAAGGCGTCGCCAACCTGGTGGTCAGCGAGGCCGACAAGGAACGGCTGAAGGAGCTGCTGCGGGCGCTGGAGGAGAAGGAGCGCATCGTCGAGCTGCTCAGCGCCTACTTGAGCACGCGGCAGGAGGCGGTGCGGGTGGTGATCGGGCTGGAGGAAGCGATGCCGCAGATGCGCAACCTGGTGCTCATCGGCGCTCCCGCCCGGGTGGGGGAAGAGGTGGTGGGCTCGCTGGCGGTGATCGGTCCCACGCGCATGGACTACCAGCACACCATCACCGCGGTTTCGTACATCGCGAAAATGTTCGACAGCATCCTGAACGAGAATCGTTGA
- a CDS encoding SDR family NAD(P)-dependent oxidoreductase, with the protein MRLQGKVAVITGASMGIGEAIAKLFAEEGANVVLSSRDLGRAEAARERIGHTDQTRAVACDVRKRSDIDSLVLAALDRYGRIDIWVNNAGYGMQDSTTAMSMKACRDLFETNLFGAIECMQAVAPLMRQEGSGSIINISSVVGYIALPYQGAYSASKHAINAISHAARVELQKDGIHVMNVCPGYIPTHFQESIVLGKEALKFAGARKADATAEDVARATLEGYLKRKRDVIVPAKHRLNVKMYQLFPTLIEWVVGRNLRPAQEVIAEMAARSKKN; encoded by the coding sequence ATGCGACTCCAGGGGAAAGTTGCCGTCATCACCGGGGCCTCGATGGGGATCGGCGAGGCGATCGCCAAGCTGTTTGCCGAAGAAGGCGCCAACGTCGTGCTCTCATCGCGGGACCTCGGCCGGGCCGAAGCCGCCCGCGAGCGTATCGGCCACACCGACCAGACCCGCGCCGTGGCTTGCGACGTCCGCAAGCGCAGCGACATCGACTCGCTGGTCCTGGCCGCGCTCGACCGCTATGGCCGCATCGATATCTGGGTGAACAACGCCGGGTACGGGATGCAGGACTCGACCACAGCCATGAGCATGAAGGCCTGCCGCGACCTGTTCGAAACCAATCTTTTCGGGGCCATCGAGTGCATGCAGGCGGTGGCACCCTTGATGCGGCAGGAGGGCTCGGGCAGCATCATCAACATCTCCAGCGTGGTCGGGTACATCGCGCTGCCCTACCAGGGGGCGTACAGCGCCTCCAAGCACGCCATCAATGCCATCAGCCACGCGGCCCGGGTGGAGCTGCAAAAGGACGGCATTCACGTGATGAACGTGTGCCCCGGCTACATCCCCACCCACTTCCAGGAGAGCATCGTCCTGGGGAAGGAGGCCCTGAAGTTCGCGGGGGCGCGCAAGGCCGATGCCACGGCCGAGGACGTGGCCCGCGCCACGCTGGAGGGATACCTGAAACGGAAGCGCGACGTGATCGTGCCCGCCAAACACCGCCTCAACGTGAAGATGTACCAGCTTTTCCCCACACTGATCGAGTGGGTGGTGGGGCGCAACCTGCGCCCGGCGCAGGAAGTGATCGCGGAGATGGCCGCACGCTCGAAGAAGAATTAA